In a genomic window of Cerasicoccus sp. TK19100:
- a CDS encoding glycosyltransferase family 4 protein has protein sequence MNILFLGFGVVPYFRDLLNRLQNEPSLEIYQISPAGTNTHLGKGVHQDFDGIDYHWSTLEEKEIPAKRMLGLYDLEVRPKYATFLGLESFLAEKKIDCIVVQLVYQAAFAFDEKLNDAVRRMGISVIFHSIPFETPTKEEAIDAVPKNIELQLSSLGPIGAPIKWLQLHRLYGNCVRRRTLLKPVEWHTRIVNHPDLHVVYHEDGVRIYESFGVPTEKIQVVRNSTNTDEVISQCETAKKNAPPQDNNPYRMIHVGRLVGWKRVDLILTAMTDLISQFPALELIVVGDGPEKANLEEQSMSLGLSKHVKFLGAIHKADQLAPHLNASSLYILAGIGGLSINDAMCAGLPVVCSRCDGTEKFLVREGENGYFFKEGDAVSLKEKLSMAFQDTTKLKQMGRESRRIIDEEINLEIVAQNYIRAIQTVQAH, from the coding sequence ATGAACATACTCTTTCTAGGCTTTGGCGTAGTCCCGTATTTTCGGGATCTCCTCAATAGACTCCAGAACGAACCGTCGCTTGAGATATATCAAATCTCGCCTGCCGGTACCAACACCCACTTGGGCAAAGGCGTCCACCAGGACTTCGACGGCATCGACTACCACTGGTCAACCTTGGAAGAAAAAGAGATACCTGCCAAAAGAATGCTTGGGCTGTACGACTTGGAAGTGCGGCCCAAGTATGCAACCTTCCTTGGCTTGGAAAGCTTTTTGGCGGAAAAGAAAATTGACTGCATCGTCGTGCAATTAGTTTACCAAGCCGCATTCGCGTTTGACGAAAAACTGAATGACGCGGTCAGGCGCATGGGCATCTCAGTGATCTTCCATAGCATTCCCTTCGAGACGCCTACCAAGGAAGAGGCCATTGATGCGGTGCCCAAAAACATCGAGCTTCAGTTGTCTAGCTTGGGACCAATTGGAGCGCCAATTAAGTGGCTGCAGTTGCACCGTCTTTACGGGAACTGCGTTCGGCGGCGCACATTACTAAAGCCCGTAGAATGGCATACCAGGATCGTCAATCATCCGGACTTGCATGTCGTCTACCACGAGGATGGGGTCCGCATCTACGAGTCATTTGGCGTCCCAACAGAAAAGATACAAGTCGTGCGCAACTCGACGAACACTGATGAAGTGATCAGCCAATGCGAAACGGCCAAAAAGAATGCTCCACCGCAGGACAATAACCCCTACCGCATGATCCATGTGGGCCGCTTGGTGGGTTGGAAGAGAGTGGATTTAATTCTTACCGCGATGACCGACTTGATCAGTCAATTCCCGGCATTGGAGCTCATCGTCGTCGGCGACGGACCGGAGAAAGCCAACCTGGAAGAGCAAAGCATGTCATTGGGTTTATCCAAGCATGTAAAGTTCCTGGGCGCGATTCACAAGGCCGACCAACTCGCCCCACACCTCAATGCCAGCTCGCTATACATTTTGGCTGGCATCGGCGGTCTGTCGATCAACGATGCGATGTGTGCTGGTTTGCCAGTCGTTTGTTCCCGCTGTGATGGCACCGAAAAGTTCCTGGTTCGCGAAGGTGAAAACGGCTACTTCTTCAAGGAAGGTGATGCCGTAAGCCTCAAGGAAAAACTGAGCATGGCATTTCAAGACACCACAAAATTGAAGCAAATGGGCCGCGAAAGCCGTCGCATTATCGACGAAGAAATCAATTTGGAAATTGTGGCGCAAAATTACATTCGAGCCATTCAAACGGTCCAGGCCCACTGA
- a CDS encoding FkbM family methyltransferase → MIIDGGANIGLATLFLKQRYPQAKVTTIEADPNINEILIKNCNTYDCQNVTHRHGALWDEPGSLSFLSDNADGGAAGDSSDASNEVPALLLSEIIADQHVDFLKLDIEGAEMRVIQEAKHALPQVDRIFIEYHSIKGEEQELGKILKILTESGLRYYVEATCFIPKKPFISEPQDGRFDHQVNIFAWREA, encoded by the coding sequence GTGATCATCGATGGTGGCGCAAACATTGGCCTTGCCACGCTCTTTTTAAAGCAGCGCTACCCGCAAGCCAAAGTCACCACCATTGAGGCCGATCCCAACATCAATGAAATCCTGATAAAGAACTGCAACACCTACGATTGTCAAAACGTCACCCATCGGCACGGGGCGCTTTGGGACGAACCGGGCTCCCTCAGTTTTTTATCAGATAATGCCGACGGTGGTGCAGCGGGTGATTCAAGCGATGCGAGCAACGAAGTGCCCGCACTTTTATTGTCAGAGATCATTGCGGACCAGCATGTGGATTTTCTGAAGCTCGACATCGAAGGTGCCGAAATGCGCGTCATTCAAGAAGCGAAGCACGCCCTGCCCCAAGTCGACCGAATCTTCATCGAGTATCATTCTATCAAAGGCGAAGAACAGGAGCTCGGTAAAATTTTGAAAATTTTAACCGAGAGCGGTCTGCGTTACTACGTCGAAGCAACCTGCTTCATTCCCAAGAAGCCATTTATTTCCGAACCGCAAGATGGGCGGTTCGACCATCAGGTAAATATCTTTGCTTGGCGCGAAGCTTAA
- a CDS encoding glycosyltransferase, producing MKIAQYSTFSSGGAGIAATRIHHGLRALGVENQFGSLDGPEAPRDGCFRIPKRYTRWYEQIAWRAGIALNESMKRQQDRQRLDTGHAAFSWPRSDYDINALPQSQQADAIHLHWVSDLLDWPTFFQSTDKKVFWTLHDMHPFMGGFHYDCDREQASHAVKAEDEKLAAIKAESIKAMPTDRLVIVTPSQWLSNESKASAMLGRFEHITINNGIDTNTFKPYPQTFARDVFGLPQNAKLLLTVAEQLGNYRKGSDILAEALKRISPKQDLAVISAGSGTFSVDGIPSYSVGSVSDERLMALLYSAADLLVLPTRGDNFPNVIIEALATGTPVAATSIGGVPEAVLDGFNGMLAKDLTPSGLATAIESALQADFDLQAIREDAVKRFDVSVASARYKALYEKTLHA from the coding sequence ATGAAAATAGCGCAATACTCCACATTTTCGTCCGGAGGAGCCGGTATTGCGGCTACGCGCATTCACCATGGGCTCAGGGCGCTCGGTGTGGAAAATCAATTCGGCTCTCTTGATGGCCCGGAGGCTCCGCGTGACGGCTGCTTTCGCATTCCGAAACGTTACACGCGCTGGTATGAGCAAATCGCCTGGAGGGCTGGCATTGCGCTCAACGAATCCATGAAACGGCAGCAGGATCGGCAGCGTCTGGACACCGGACACGCCGCATTTTCCTGGCCCCGCAGTGACTACGACATCAACGCCTTACCCCAATCACAGCAAGCCGACGCCATCCACCTGCACTGGGTTTCCGACTTACTGGACTGGCCCACTTTTTTCCAAAGCACCGACAAAAAAGTTTTTTGGACGCTGCACGACATGCATCCATTCATGGGTGGCTTTCATTATGATTGCGACCGCGAGCAGGCATCGCACGCCGTTAAGGCCGAAGATGAAAAGCTCGCGGCGATCAAGGCCGAAAGCATCAAGGCTATGCCCACCGATCGCCTCGTCATCGTGACGCCTTCCCAATGGCTTAGCAATGAGTCCAAAGCATCCGCCATGCTGGGCCGCTTTGAGCACATCACGATCAACAACGGCATTGATACGAACACCTTTAAACCGTATCCGCAGACGTTCGCCCGTGATGTGTTTGGCCTTCCTCAAAACGCCAAGCTGCTGCTGACCGTCGCCGAGCAGCTCGGCAACTACCGCAAGGGAAGCGACATACTGGCGGAGGCGCTGAAACGTATCTCACCCAAGCAAGACCTTGCGGTTATATCCGCAGGCAGTGGTACCTTTTCCGTCGATGGCATACCGAGCTACTCCGTTGGTAGCGTCTCGGACGAGCGTCTGATGGCGTTGCTATACTCCGCTGCGGATTTGCTCGTTCTGCCAACCCGCGGTGATAATTTCCCCAACGTCATCATTGAAGCGCTAGCAACCGGAACCCCAGTCGCAGCCACCTCCATCGGTGGCGTGCCCGAAGCGGTGCTGGATGGCTTTAATGGCATGCTCGCCAAGGATCTGACGCCATCAGGTTTGGCCACCGCCATTGAGTCTGCATTACAGGCAGACTTCGACTTGCAGGCCATCCGGGAAGACGCCGTTAAGCGGTTCGATGTTTCAGTGGCTTCCGCTCGCTACAAGGCGCTGTATGAGAAAACTCTGCACGCCTAG